In Porites lutea chromosome 1, jaPorLute2.1, whole genome shotgun sequence, a single genomic region encodes these proteins:
- the LOC140931786 gene encoding galactosylceramide sulfotransferase-like, which translates to MGPNVLLMYTILGWPEKFHIFHPLRMFGKAPDILCSHARFNKKPINWLFPRKTSKYVTILRNPEDNYESVFNFAQLGKSFGLGAAPDSLEKFLDKPIQSYNHSRKDMMMYLARNPMMFDLGFSFEYFQNLTAVKEYIQFLDKEFDLVMIMDYFDESLLLMKRLLCWKIEDILYVKLNERQDKEKATRLSARVKENIRRWNKADVLLFDYFNATFWRRVKKEGPNFYEELGTFRRRKQEIQQSCLINGTRIQRAYHNKFVKGYTVRKDLDENSKRLCENLVRTENDFLASLRRKRMAKLRETGIDKHDKIKSETGWQVAKDLRYVPVPALPSVEE; encoded by the exons ATGGG gcctaatgtACTACTAATGTACACCATTCTTGGCTGGCCTGAGAAATTTCACATTTTCCATCCGCTCCGTATGTTTGGCAAAGCTCCTGATATACTCTGCAGTCATGCAAGATTTAATAAGAAACCAATAAACTGGCTTTTTCCACGAAAAACTAGCAAGTACGTCACAATTCTTAGAAACCCTGAAGACAACTACGAGTCTGTTTTCAACTTTGCTCAGCTGGGAAAATCGTTTGGTTTGGGAGCTGCGCCCGATTCCTTggaaaaatttctagataaacCAATACAATCTTATAACCATTCTCGCAAGGATATGATGATGTATTTGGCACGAAATCCCATGATGTTTGATTTGGGATTTAGTTTTGAGTATTTCCAAAATCTCACAGCCGTTAAAGAGTACATTcagttcctagacaaggaatTTGATCTTGTCATGATTATGGACTACTTTGACGAGTCGCTGCTGTTAATGAAGAGATTGCTATGTTGGAAGATAGAGGACATTTTGTACGTAAAGCTCAATGAGCGACAAGACAAGGAAAAAGCTACTCGTTTAAGTGCAAgagttaaagaaaatataaggCGATGGAATAAAGCAGACGTTTTGTTATTCGATTATTTTAACGCAACGTTTTGGAGAAGAGTCAAGAAAGAAGGACCAAACTTTTATGAGGAACTGGGTACTTTTCGTcggagaaaacaagaaatacaGCAATCATGCTTAATCAACGGTACTCGAATCCAAAGAGCTTATCATAACAAATTTGTAAAGGGCTATACAGTTAGAAAGGATCTtgatgaaaattcaaagcgccTCTGTGAAAACTTAGTCAGAACGGAGAACGATTTCCTCGCATCTCTGAGGAGAAAACGTATGGCGAAACTAAGGGAAACTGGGATTGACAAGCATGACAAAATTAAAAGCGAAACTGGATGGCAAGTGGCAAAGGATTTGCGATATGTTCCTGTTCCTGCACTGCCTTCAGTAGAGGAATAG
- the LOC140931797 gene encoding uncharacterized protein, with the protein MVLREANRKKRVKWCKERRGRTVDNYWKKEIFSDESQIVLGTNNRVDIWRKDDEKYNPHLICSRSERKISLMIWGCICYDGVGTLTAVEGNINSAKYIEILDKNLWPVVVWYFEGKDYLFMDDNAPVQRGHTVENYNDQNEVTSME; encoded by the coding sequence atggtgCTTCGGGAAGCGAATCGAAAAAAGCGGGTTAAGTGGTGTAAAGAGCGAAGAGGTCGGACAGTAGACAACtactggaaaaaagaaatattttcagatGAAAGTCAGATTGTGCTCGGTACAAACAACCGTGTTGACATTTGGCGAAAAGACGACGAAAAGTACAACCCACATCTTATCTGTTCTCGCTCTGAACGAAAGATAAGTTTGATGATCTGGGGATGTATTTGTTATGATGGTGTTGGAACTCTGACTGCAGTTGAAGGCAACATCAACTCTGCCAAGTACATTGAAATCCTAGACAAGAACTTATGGCCGGTAGTTGTCTGGTATTTTGAAGGAAAAGACTACTTGTTCATGGATGACAATGCGCCTGTTCAGAGAGGCCACACTGTAGAAAATTATAACGATCAAAACGAAGTAACCTCAATGGAATAG